Proteins from one Gemmatimonadaceae bacterium genomic window:
- a CDS encoding MGMT family protein codes for MPRGGTSYEKIYAAVRKIPRGRVTTYGSVARIAGMPGQPRLVGYALHALPPGSKLPWHRVINAQGRLSLELARSGAGITQRLLLEREGVRVDAAGRVSLARFGWRVTKTRRASIST; via the coding sequence GTGCCGCGAGGCGGAACGTCGTACGAGAAGATTTACGCGGCCGTGCGGAAGATTCCGCGCGGCCGCGTTACGACATACGGGAGCGTCGCCAGAATCGCCGGAATGCCGGGGCAGCCGCGGCTCGTGGGGTACGCACTGCACGCGCTGCCGCCCGGGAGCAAGCTTCCCTGGCACCGAGTGATCAACGCGCAGGGACGACTGAGTCTCGAGCTCGCGCGCAGCGGCGCTGGAATTACCCAGCGCCTGCTGCTCGAGCGCGAAGGTGTGCGTGTCGACGCGGCGGGCCGGGTGTCGCTCGCGCGATTCGGCTGGCGAGTGACGAAGACACGGCGCGCGTCGATATCTACTTGA
- a CDS encoding GntR family transcriptional regulator produces MTRRSATEPSRLPLYSAIPVAPTRGTAVPIQRQTIASMTVDALRERILRGDYPEGEPLRQDALADELGVSRIPVREALRQLEAEGLVTFSPHRGAVVSSLSLEEIVELFELRADIESDLLRRAIPRMTKEQLDRAIDVLDEFEDALRAGEATRWGPLNWHFHSALYAPANRVFTMNLLQKLHQHSDRYFRMQVLLAHGGERANEEHRAITNAIVANDVDTALDRMRKHILGAGCSLVELLQEQRGAAVGSAAGSRK; encoded by the coding sequence ATGACGAGACGTTCCGCCACCGAACCGAGCCGCCTCCCCCTCTATTCAGCAATCCCTGTCGCGCCCACACGCGGTACCGCCGTGCCGATTCAACGGCAGACCATCGCCAGCATGACGGTCGACGCACTTCGCGAACGCATTCTGCGCGGCGACTACCCCGAAGGCGAGCCGCTGCGCCAGGATGCGCTCGCCGACGAACTGGGCGTGAGCCGCATTCCCGTGCGCGAAGCGTTGCGCCAGCTCGAGGCCGAAGGGCTGGTGACGTTCAGCCCGCACCGTGGCGCCGTCGTGTCGAGTCTCTCGCTCGAGGAGATCGTCGAGCTCTTCGAGTTGCGCGCGGACATCGAGTCCGATCTGCTGCGTCGCGCCATTCCCCGCATGACGAAGGAACAACTGGACCGCGCGATCGACGTGCTCGATGAATTCGAGGACGCGTTGCGCGCCGGCGAGGCGACGCGGTGGGGGCCGCTCAACTGGCACTTCCATTCGGCGTTGTACGCGCCGGCGAACCGCGTCTTCACGATGAACCTGCTGCAGAAACTGCATCAGCACAGCGATCGCTACTTCCGCATGCAGGTGCTGCTTGCGCACGGCGGCGAACGCGCGAACGAGGAGCACCGCGCCATCACGAATGCGATCGTCGCCAACGACGTCGACACCGCGCTCGATCGCATGCGCAAGCACATCCTCGGCGCCGGGTGCTCGCTCGTCGAGCTGCTGCAGGAGCAGCGAGGCGCCGCGGTGGGGTCCGCGGCCGGATCGAGGAAGTAG
- a CDS encoding sulfite exporter TauE/SafE family protein: MGAVTLFYLVIFIRAMVRDRESGQPVRSSALMWPISFVANFFDTLGVGSYATTTTMVRFFKLIPDEKIPGSLNVGYVLPTVTEAFLFIYGFRGLITVEPVQVDPRTLISLIVASILGAWLGAGVVSSWPRRKIQVGMGLCLLAAAIIMVVRMTVFHSLTVGTTSLTGTRWILGMGGLFILGALMTLGIGLYAPCLILVTALGMTEKSAFPIMMGACAFLMPVAVARFIRARAYYSPAMIGMAIAGIPAVLLAVKWFTNLPMAYVKVLVIVVVTYTAISMLRAARRERDLASDATAAEAQPAL, translated from the coding sequence ATGGGAGCCGTCACCCTGTTTTATTTGGTGATCTTCATTCGCGCGATGGTTCGCGATCGAGAGTCCGGTCAGCCGGTCAGGTCATCGGCCCTCATGTGGCCGATCAGCTTCGTCGCCAACTTCTTCGACACACTCGGCGTCGGCTCGTATGCGACGACGACGACGATGGTGCGGTTCTTCAAGCTGATTCCGGACGAAAAGATTCCGGGCTCGCTGAACGTTGGCTACGTGTTGCCGACCGTGACCGAAGCCTTTCTGTTCATCTATGGATTCCGCGGCCTGATCACCGTCGAGCCGGTGCAGGTCGATCCCAGAACGCTGATCTCCCTCATCGTTGCCTCGATTCTTGGCGCATGGCTCGGCGCCGGCGTCGTTTCGTCCTGGCCGCGCCGAAAGATCCAGGTCGGTATGGGACTGTGCCTTCTCGCCGCCGCCATCATCATGGTCGTGCGCATGACCGTCTTCCATTCCCTGACCGTCGGAACCACGAGCCTCACGGGCACGCGATGGATTCTTGGGATGGGCGGCTTGTTCATCCTGGGCGCGCTGATGACACTGGGCATCGGCCTCTACGCGCCGTGCTTGATTCTCGTGACCGCGCTGGGCATGACGGAGAAGTCGGCGTTCCCGATCATGATGGGCGCGTGCGCGTTCCTCATGCCGGTGGCCGTCGCACGGTTCATTCGGGCGCGCGCGTACTATTCGCCGGCGATGATCGGCATGGCGATCGCCGGCATTCCGGCCGTGCTGCTCGCCGTGAAGTGGTTTACGAATCTGCCGATGGCGTACGTCAAAGTCCTGGTCATCGTCGTGGTGACGTACACCGCGATCAGCATGCTGCGCGCGGCGCGCAGAGAGAGAGACCTCGCCAGCGACGCGACCGCGGCGGAAGCGCAGCCGGCGCTGTGA